CGTCGCCTGCGTCGTCTGCGCCGCAGTGCCGCCCTGCGACGCCTCGTCGCCGAAACCGACCTGAGTCCGCGCCGGCTCGTCCTTCCGGTGTTCGTGAAAGAGGGCATCTCCGAGGCGCAGCCGATTGCGAGCATGCCGGGGGTGCAGCAGTACCCGCTCGCGCAGCTCGCGGCCGTCGTCGACGAGGCGGCCGAGGCCGGCATCGGCGGCATCATGCTCTTCGGTGTGCCCGCTGTCCGCGACGCCGTCGGCAGCGGTGCGACCGATCCCGACGGCATCCTCAACCGTGCGATCGCCGTGGCCGCCGCGGCGGCGAAGGGGCGTCTGACGGTGCAGGCGGACCTCTGCCTCGACGAGTTCACCGACCACGGCCACTGCGGTGTGCTGGCCGCCGACGGATTGGTCGACAACGACGCGACTCTCGAGGTGTACGCGCGGATGGCGCTCGCCCAGGCAGAAGCCGGCGCCGACGTCCTCGGACTGTCGGGCATGATGGACGGCCAGGTCGCCGCCTGCCGTGCGGCTCTGGACGCCGCGGGCCGCAGCGACATCGTGATCCTCGCGTACTCCGCCAAGTACGCCTCCGCGTTCTACGGTCCGTTCCGCGACGCCGTCGAGTCGACCCTCACCGGCGACCGTCGCACCTACCAGCTCGATGCCGCCAACGGTCGCGAAGGGGTGCAGGAGGCTCTCGCCGACATCGACGAGGGCGCCGACATCGTCATGGTCAAACCCGCCGGTCCGTACCTCGACGTGCTCGCCGAGGTCGCGGCGGTGTCGTCCGTCCCGGTCTGGGCCTACCAGGTGTCCGGCGAGTACGCGATGATCGAGCACGCTGCCGCGGCCGGGGTCATCGACCGTGAGCGTGCGATCGGGGAGAGCATCCTCGGCATCCGCCGCGCCGGCGCCGAGGCGATTCTGACGTACTGGGCGATCGAGGTCGCCGGCTGGCTCCGAGAGGGACGGGCACTCGCATGACCGACACCAACGACGCCCTGTTCACCCGCGCCCGCGCGGTCATCCCCGGTGGCGTGGACTCGCCCGTGCGCGCCTACGGCTCGGTCGGTGGGACGCCCCGCTTCCTCGTCGAGGCCGCGGGGGCGTATGTGACGGATGCCGAGGGCCGCCGCTACGTCGACCTCGTCGCCAGCTGGGGGCCGGCGCTGCTCGGTCACGCTCATCCCGAGGTCGTCGCCGCCGTCCAGGCCGCCGCCGCGCGCGGACTCTCGTTCGGGGCGCCGACGCCGGCCGAGGCGGAGCTCGTCGAGGAAATCGTGCGACGGGTGCCGGCCGTGCAGAAGGCGCGACTGGTCTCCACCGGCACCGAGGCGACGATGACCGCCATCAGACTGGCGCGCGGCGCGACCGGACGGGACCTTCTCATCAAGTTCGCCGGTCACTACCACGGTCACTCCGACGGGCTGCTCGCCGCCGCCGGGTCGGGGCTGGCGACCTTCGCACTGCCGGGCTCTGCCGGTGTGCCGGAGGCCGTCGCGGCGCAGACGCTCGTCGTGCCGTACAACGACCGTGCCGCGCTGGAGGAGGTCTTCGCCGCGCATTCCGGTCGGATCGCCGCCGTGATCACCGAGGCTGCGGCCGCGAACATGGGGGTGGTCGCGCCGGCACCCGGATTCTCGACGTTCGTCGGTGATGTCTGCCGACGCGAGGGCGCCCTGCTGATCAGCGACGAGGTGCTCACCGGCTTCCGCGCCGCATCGGGCGGCTACGCCCAGGTGCTCGCAGACGCGGGGGAGGAGGTCGTACCCGACCTGGTGACCTTCGGAAAGGTCATCGGCGGTGGACTGCCGGTCGCCGCGGTCGGCGGCCGCGCCGACGTCATGGACATGCTCGCCCCGCTGGGGCCGGTGTACCAGGCCGGCACGCTGAGCGGAAACCCCGTCGCGGTCGCCGCGGGCCTGGCGACGCTCCGTCTGGCCGACGCCTCCGCGTACGCCCGGCTGGCAGCGGCGGCCGACGCGGTCGCCGGTGCGGCGACGGCGGCGCTGACTGCGGCCGGGGTGCCCCACGTGCTGCAGCGGGCGGGAACCCTGTTCAGCGTCTTCTTCGGCGCCGAAGTCGTCGGCGGGGTGCCGGACTACGCGACGGCGCAGCAGCAGGACACCGCCGCCTACGGCCGGTTCTTCCACGCGATGCTGGATGCCGGCGTCTCGCTGCCGCCGTCGGCGTTCGAGGCGTGGTTCCTCACCGCCGCGCACGACGATGCCGCGGTGGCGCAGATCGTCGACGCCCTGCCCGCGGCCGCCCGCGCCGCGGCGTCCGCGTAGGGTTTCGCGAGCCCGTCCGCGATACGCGACATCTCGTCGGCACGAGACGTCTCGGTGGCGCCGGCGACGGCAGCGGCGGGCCCGACCGAAGCCGTGTCGGAGGATCCCTCTAGCGTGTCGACCATGAACACCGACGAGCTGTTTCTGCGTTCCGACGCCGCCCTGCGCGACGTGATCGATCGGATCGATCCGGCCGATCTCACCCGGTCGGCGCCCGCCGACTGGACCTCCACCCCCGACCCCACGTTCCGCGACGTCCTGCAGGCCCACACCTACGACGAGGCGTGGGTGCCCGACGTCCTGCGCGGCCGTGCGTCGGCAGACGGCGACGACCTGCGCGGGGTCGATCTGCTGGGCGACGATCCGATCGGCGCCTACGACGCGCGCAACGACGCCGCGACCGCCGCCGTTCGCGCCGGCGGTTACGCCGACACGTTCCGGTTCAGCTACGGCGACTACCCCGCCGCCGAAGGCCTCGCGCACTTGGCCACCTACCGGGCGTTCCAGGCATGGCAGATCGCGAAGCACCTCGGCATCCCGTTCCATCTGTCGCCGGAGCTCATCGCCGGTCTCGAGGAGCACGTCGTGACGTTCGCGGACGAGTGGCGTCAGTGGGGCGTGTTCCCTCCCGCCATCGAGGCACCGGCCGATGCCGACGACGAGACGCGTCTGCTCTGCGCCGTCGGCTACTGGATCCCGTAGGGGGCGATCGCGGCGTCCCTCGAGCCGGCGGCGCCGCCGGATAGGCTGGAGCGCATGCCCGTGACCTTGCTCGGAGCCGCCGAGATCCGTGCGCTCGCCGCCGACCTCGACGTGACCCCGACGAAGAAGCTCGGTCAGAACTTCGTCGTCGACGCCAACACGGTGCGAAAGATCGTGCATGTCGCGGAGGTGGCGGCCACCGACCGTGTCGTCGAGGTGGGCCCTGGGCTCGGGTCGCTCACGCTGGCGATCCTCGAGACGGGCGCGGCGGTCACCGCGGTCGAGATCGATCATCGCCTCGCCGAGCGTCTGCCGGCCACCGCTGCGTCTCACGGCGTCGCCGAGGGCGCCTTGACGGTGGTGGATGCCGACGCCCTTCGCGTCACCGCTCTTCCGGGCGATCCGAACGTGCTCGTCGCGAACCTGCCGTACAACGTGAGCGTTCCGGTGCTGCTGCACTTCATGGAGACCTTCCCGGGTCTCGAGCGCGGTGTCGTGATGGTGCAGGCCGAGGTGGGGGAGCGGCTCGCCGCCCCGCCGGGATCCAAGGTCTACGGCGCGCCCAGCGTGAAGGCCGCCTGGTACGGTCCGTGGAGGCTGGCCGGCACCGTTTCTCGGCAGGTCTTCTGGCCGGTGCCGAACGTCGACAGCGTGCTCGTCGGGTTCCGTCGTGACCCCGAGCCGCGCGGCGACGAGGCTCTGCGCCGCGCGACGTTCCAGGTGGTCGATGCCGCCTTCCAGCAGCGGCGCAAGATGCTGCGGCAGGCGCTGGCACCGGTGCTCGGCGGATCGTCGAGCACCGCGTCGGCGGTGTTGGAGGCTGCAGGCGTCGACCCGACGGCGCGTGGCGAGCAGCTCACGATCGCGGACTTCGTCGCGATCGCCCGCACGCTTCGGTAAGCACCGGTGCGCGCGCCGGGCCTCGCCGTGACCCGCTGACCGTCGGTCGGCGACATGTCGCGTCCTGTTCACCGCGCGGTCACGAAACATGCTTGTAACATTGCGCCTATGCGTGTGGCCGAGCATCCTGCTCCCGAACGGGTTCTGCTCCACCTCAGCGACACCCACCTGCGCGCGGCCGGCTCGCGCATCTGGGACCGCGTGTCGGGCGAGGAGCACCTGGCGCGTGCCCTGGCCGGCATCGAAGCATCGGGCGTGCGTCCCGACGCGATCGTGGTGACGGGCGACCTCGTCGATCTCGGCGAACGCGCCGCCTACGCCACGCTGCGCGCGATGGTCGAGCCCGTGGCCGCTCGTCTGGAGGCGCCGGTGGTGTGGGTGATGGGAAACCACGACGATCGCGCCGCGTTCCGCAGTGAGCTGTGGGACGACGAGGACGCCGACCTTCGCCCCGTCGACCGCGTCGACGAGTTCGACGGCCTGCGCATCGTCACCCTCGACACCTCCGTGCCCGGGCACCACTACGGCGAGATCAGCGACGCGCAGCTGGCCTGGCTCGCCACGGTGCTCGCCACTCCCGCGCCGCTGGGCACGATCCTCGCCATGCATCACCCGCCTGTGCCGAGCGTGCTCGCGCTCGCGGCGAGCGTGGAGCTTCGCGATCAGGCGCGGCTGGCTCGCGTGCTGCGCGGCACCGACGTCCGTGCGATCATCGCCGGGCACCTCCACTACTCGACGTTCGCGACCTTCGCCGGCATCCCCGTCTCCGTCGCCTCGTCGACCTGTTACGCACAGGATCTCACCGTGCCGGTCGGCGGCACCCGCCCGCAGGACGGTGCGCAGTCCTACAACCTCGTCCACGTGTACGACGACACGGTGGTCCATTCCGTGGTCCCCGTCGATGTGCCACGCGTCATGGAGTACACCGACCCGCAGACGGCGCAGCGCCTCCTCGCGGAGGCGGGGATCACGGGCGTCGGCGTGCAGCGGCCGTCGGCCCCGCCGACACGTCCGGTGTTCGTGCGCCGCTGAGTGGACGCTCCCACGGGGCGCGGACCGGGAACATCCGCTCGAGCGTGTCGCGGAGCATCCGCACCCGCAGCTCTTCCGGCACCTCCGTCTCGCCGCCGTCGTTCAGGCAGAACATGTCGGCGTCGCGGCGCTGCTCCAGTCGACGCATCTTTTTCAGGGCCGACGCCATCGTGGTCTGCACGTACCGCACGCGCGGCTCGGTCGTCGCGATCGCCCGCCCGGTCATGAGCGCGTAGTAGTGATACAGGCTGTTGGTCACGGAGACGTCGGTCGCGCTGCGGAAGCGCGATGCCGCGGTGCGCGCGATGTCGTCGGCGAACTCGCGCTCCACCTCCGCGGCCACGCTTCGCCGCATCGGTGCCGCACAGTGTTCGAGGTCGCGCAGGATCACGCGACCGAACCGCTCGCGCAGGAGCTCCCGATTCACGCGCAGCGCGTTGTCGTGTCCGGACCGTTCCGTGCGCGTGGGGCCCGATCCGATGCGGACGTCGCACTCGACGAACTTCGTGAGGCCCCCCGCGGTGAAGAACATCTCCGCCGTCACGGGGCGGCCGAAGAACATGTCGTCGTTCGAGTAGAGGAAGTGCTCGGCCAGCCCGTCGATGCGGTGGAGTTGCGCCTCGACGGCATGGGAGTTGTGCGTGGGGAGCACCGACGGATCGGCGAAGAACTCGTCGCTGCGAACGACCGTGACCCGCGGATGCTCCCGCAGCCATGCAGGCTGCGGCGAGTCGGTGGCGATGAAGATGCGGCGCACCCAGGGGGCGTACATGTGCACGCTGCGCAGCGCGTACCGCAGCTCGTCGACGTGCCGGTAGCGGGCGGGCCCGTCGTCGCCTTTGCCGACGACGTACTCCTCCTGCTGGGCGGCGCGCTGCCGTTGGAACTCGCTCGCCGACCCGTCGACCCAGGAGAAGACCATGTCGATGTCGACGGTGACCTGGTGGGGACGCACCTCGAACATGCCGGCCACGGTGCGCCACGACCTGCCGTAGCGCCAGACCGTCGTGACGACGAGATCGGATGCCGGGAAGACGCGCCGCGTGAGCGCGGTGGGTCGTGGCGTGTGGACCAGATCGCCGCTCATGCGCCAGGTCTCCAGGCGCACGCCCTCCGCGCTGCCGTAGCGGAGAGAGCCGCTGTCGGTGACGCGGGGACGGAACAGTCGCAGGGACCAGACGGCGTCGGCCTCGGGCAGAGGCACATCGACGGCGAGACGGGCGGCACCGCCCGGCGCCTTCGCGTACAGGGGCTCCCGGGCTCCGGCGGCAGCGAGGGCGCGGAGCGCCGCGCGCCCCTCCGCGGCATCGACCACGATGACGGCGGCGCCGTGATCGTCTTGCGCGAGCAGCGGATCGATACCGGCGGCGGCCAGGGTGTCGGCGATGAGGCCGATGTCGGCCACACGGGCCATCTCGGGCGTCAGGTCGTCGTGCACGATGTGGAGCACGCCATCCACCCAGCGCACGTCGTCGCGGGCCAGCAGGCCCGACCAGGGATGCGGGTGCGGTGAAAGTGCCTCCAGTGCTGCCGTCACGAGGACCGCCCTTCGTCGTCGGAGAGGCTCAGCGTACGGTGCCGGCGTTTCCCGCGCGTTTCGGGGACGGCAGGCGCGGCGGGCGGTCGCGGTCGATAGCCTGGACGGGTGACCGACATCTCCGAGCGCTTCCCCGCCTCACGCGGCGGCGACCTGCACCGTCCGTACGCTGCGGCATCCGACCGCTACTCCGCCTCCGCGTTTCGTCAGGTGGGCTCGAGCGGGCTGTATCTGCCCGCGATCTCGCTGGGGCTGTGGTGGAACTTCGGCGACAACGTCCCCTTCGGCAACCAGCGCGCGCTACTGCGCCACGCGTTCGACCGCGGCATCACGCATTTCGATCTCGCCAACAACTACGGTCCGCCCTACGGCAGCGCCGAGACCAATTTCGGACGCATGATGCGCGAGGACTTCCGGCCCTACCGGGACGAGCTCATCATCTCGTCCAAGGCCGGCTACGACATGTGGGACGGGCCCTACGGTCAGTGGGGTTCGCGCAAGTACCTGCTCGCCAGCGCCGAGCAGTCGCTGACGCGCATGTCGCTCGACTACGTCGACATCTTCTACTCGCACCGCTTCGATCCCGTCACCCCGATCGAAGAGACGGTCGCGGCGCTGGATACCCTCGTGCGTCAGGGCAAGGCGCTCTACGTCGGCATCTCCTCGTACGAGCCCGACCAGACGGCGCGGGCTGCCGCGGTGGCGCGCT
The sequence above is a segment of the Microbacterium sp. PM5 genome. Coding sequences within it:
- the hemB gene encoding porphobilinogen synthase; translation: MTAFPVRRLRRLRRSAALRRLVAETDLSPRRLVLPVFVKEGISEAQPIASMPGVQQYPLAQLAAVVDEAAEAGIGGIMLFGVPAVRDAVGSGATDPDGILNRAIAVAAAAAKGRLTVQADLCLDEFTDHGHCGVLAADGLVDNDATLEVYARMALAQAEAGADVLGLSGMMDGQVAACRAALDAAGRSDIVILAYSAKYASAFYGPFRDAVESTLTGDRRTYQLDAANGREGVQEALADIDEGADIVMVKPAGPYLDVLAEVAAVSSVPVWAYQVSGEYAMIEHAAAAGVIDRERAIGESILGIRRAGAEAILTYWAIEVAGWLREGRALA
- the hemL gene encoding glutamate-1-semialdehyde 2,1-aminomutase, whose amino-acid sequence is MTDTNDALFTRARAVIPGGVDSPVRAYGSVGGTPRFLVEAAGAYVTDAEGRRYVDLVASWGPALLGHAHPEVVAAVQAAAARGLSFGAPTPAEAELVEEIVRRVPAVQKARLVSTGTEATMTAIRLARGATGRDLLIKFAGHYHGHSDGLLAAAGSGLATFALPGSAGVPEAVAAQTLVVPYNDRAALEEVFAAHSGRIAAVITEAAAANMGVVAPAPGFSTFVGDVCRREGALLISDEVLTGFRAASGGYAQVLADAGEEVVPDLVTFGKVIGGGLPVAAVGGRADVMDMLAPLGPVYQAGTLSGNPVAVAAGLATLRLADASAYARLAAAADAVAGAATAALTAAGVPHVLQRAGTLFSVFFGAEVVGGVPDYATAQQQDTAAYGRFFHAMLDAGVSLPPSAFEAWFLTAAHDDAAVAQIVDALPAAARAAASA
- the rsmA gene encoding 16S rRNA (adenine(1518)-N(6)/adenine(1519)-N(6))-dimethyltransferase RsmA, whose amino-acid sequence is MPVTLLGAAEIRALAADLDVTPTKKLGQNFVVDANTVRKIVHVAEVAATDRVVEVGPGLGSLTLAILETGAAVTAVEIDHRLAERLPATAASHGVAEGALTVVDADALRVTALPGDPNVLVANLPYNVSVPVLLHFMETFPGLERGVVMVQAEVGERLAAPPGSKVYGAPSVKAAWYGPWRLAGTVSRQVFWPVPNVDSVLVGFRRDPEPRGDEALRRATFQVVDAAFQQRRKMLRQALAPVLGGSSSTASAVLEAAGVDPTARGEQLTIADFVAIARTLR
- a CDS encoding phosphodiesterase translates to MRVAEHPAPERVLLHLSDTHLRAAGSRIWDRVSGEEHLARALAGIEASGVRPDAIVVTGDLVDLGERAAYATLRAMVEPVAARLEAPVVWVMGNHDDRAAFRSELWDDEDADLRPVDRVDEFDGLRIVTLDTSVPGHHYGEISDAQLAWLATVLATPAPLGTILAMHHPPVPSVLALAASVELRDQARLARVLRGTDVRAIIAGHLHYSTFATFAGIPVSVASSTCYAQDLTVPVGGTRPQDGAQSYNLVHVYDDTVVHSVVPVDVPRVMEYTDPQTAQRLLAEAGITGVGVQRPSAPPTRPVFVRR
- a CDS encoding stealth conserved region 3 domain-containing protein codes for the protein MTAALEALSPHPHPWSGLLARDDVRWVDGVLHIVHDDLTPEMARVADIGLIADTLAAAGIDPLLAQDDHGAAVIVVDAAEGRAALRALAAAGAREPLYAKAPGGAARLAVDVPLPEADAVWSLRLFRPRVTDSGSLRYGSAEGVRLETWRMSGDLVHTPRPTALTRRVFPASDLVVTTVWRYGRSWRTVAGMFEVRPHQVTVDIDMVFSWVDGSASEFQRQRAAQQEEYVVGKGDDGPARYRHVDELRYALRSVHMYAPWVRRIFIATDSPQPAWLREHPRVTVVRSDEFFADPSVLPTHNSHAVEAQLHRIDGLAEHFLYSNDDMFFGRPVTAEMFFTAGGLTKFVECDVRIGSGPTRTERSGHDNALRVNRELLRERFGRVILRDLEHCAAPMRRSVAAEVEREFADDIARTAASRFRSATDVSVTNSLYHYYALMTGRAIATTEPRVRYVQTTMASALKKMRRLEQRRDADMFCLNDGGETEVPEELRVRMLRDTLERMFPVRAPWERPLSGARTPDVSAGPTAAARRRP
- a CDS encoding aldo/keto reductase, with the translated sequence MTDISERFPASRGGDLHRPYAAASDRYSASAFRQVGSSGLYLPAISLGLWWNFGDNVPFGNQRALLRHAFDRGITHFDLANNYGPPYGSAETNFGRMMREDFRPYRDELIISSKAGYDMWDGPYGQWGSRKYLLASAEQSLTRMSLDYVDIFYSHRFDPVTPIEETVAALDTLVRQGKALYVGISSYEPDQTARAAAVARSLGTPLIIHQPSYSILGRWIEDGLTGVLREEGMGAIAFVPLAQGLLTDRYLGDGTSARSQERSSLPGRRLTDTALEGLRALNVIARERGQSLAQLALQWVLRDGVVASALIGASRTQQLDENLAAVNGPAFDAEELERIDVISAGIGEVWADAS